CTATGGCAGAAGTATTGGTCACTGATACGGGAATCGGTATATCTGCAGAGGATCAGGAGAAATTGTTCACACCTTTCCACCAGATAGATTCATCCATGTCCAGAGAATACCAGGGTACGGGCCTTGGACTTGCACTTGTCAAACGATTCGTCGAGCTTCACGGTGGAAATATAGCTGTTGAAAGCGAACCCGGCATAGGTAGTACATTTATATTTACAATCCCACTGGTAAGCCAGAATATACATTCAGATGACATAGAAATGGAATTATCTGCAAATTAATCGTTCACTCAAAGAACAAAAACTAACCTCTTAGCTGGAATTGGCGATGTATTCATTTTTTTGTTAAGATATTTATTAGCCGATGAATAAAACATAAAGTATAAATAAAATATAGACAGTGGAAAAAATACACTATCATAAATATTTGAAGTGGTCATTTAAGGTTAGATATGGTTGAATCTAACCGAGGTGGTGCAATATGAAATCGAAAACTTTAATTCTAACTTTGTTAGTGGTAGCCATGCTTGCTGTTCCAGCAGTAGCAATAGAAAATGGGAATGATATCCCCGAGATTGCAACTTTATATCTCTCACCGGAAAGTGCAACGAATATAGTCGGAGAGACGCACGTTCTGACAGCAAAACTCACATGGAATCAAATAAACGGCGATGTCTTAGCAAATTTTGATGGTAACGACGGTATTCCAGGACAAACAGTAATCTTCAAGGTAACAGATGGTCCAAATGCCGGCCTTACCGGATCAAATGTAACTGATGCCAATGGTATTGCAACTTGGGATTATAGCAGCTCTTTAACAGGCGAAGATACAATTCAGGCTTTTGTTACACTGCAATTAGCAAGTGAGACAAGGGAAATGACAGTTAATTGCATTCCAGAGTTTAAATTTGAATCAAACCCGGTAACAAAAATCTGGAAAGAGCCGGCTATCCCTGAATTCCCGACAATGGCACTCCCGATTGCAGCAGTGCTTGGATTGGCATTTGTATTCAAGAGAAGAAAGTAGTTAAACTATTGATTAACTACTCTTTTTCTCTTTTCCTTTTTGAAGCTTTAATCAATTGTAAAAATGCTGCATTTTGCTTTACAAAATACGGAAATAATAAAAATGATGGATATCAAGCTGGTCACATGAACCCATCTATCAGTTCATTCACACTATCTGTTTTCACTTTGTTCCTGATAAGCGGACCGGAACTAAGTACATCAAGACTTTCTTCAAATACAGGCCTGTCATTTACATAGAACACTCCAATGGGAATACGTTCGCCCCATTCCAGGGATTTCTCAAAGGCCTTTACCCGGTCATTCAACGGATATTCATTCTCATCCAGTTTGTAAACCCTTTCCGAATACCACTTGAATGTGTTAAGATGGTTGAAAGTGACACATGGCTGGAGTATATCCAAAAGTGAAAGACCCCTGTGTTCTACTGCCTTCTTTATCATTTCCGACAGGTGTTCAATATCTCCTGCAAATGACCTGGCAACAAAGGAGCAGTCCTGTGATATGGCCAGAGCAAGCGGATTAAGTTGCCTGTTGAACACACCTTCCTTGTTGATCTTGGTTTTCATGCCGGGTTGTGTTGTGGGTGACGCCTGGCCCTTTGTCAGTCCGTATATCTGGTTGTCATGTACCAGTACGGTTATGTCGGGATTACGCCTTATGGCATGAATCAGATGATTGCCGCCTTCTCCATAGCAGTCCCCATCCCCTGCAACTGCCATGACTGTCAGTTCGTGATTCGAGATCTTCGCAGCCGTGGCAGGAGGAAGAGTGCGACCATGTAGACCGTTAAAGAAATTGCATTTAAGATAGTGCGGGAGCTTCCCTGATTGCCCTATTCCTGAAACGAGCAGCATTTCATCGGGAGATTTATCCATATCCGCAAGAGCTCGCTTAAGAGCCTTGAGTATACCGAAATCCCCACATCCGGGACACCATGCAGTATCAAAATTACCGTAATCTTCTACACTTACCATTTATAGCACCTCCTTCTGCTTAATGGAATCTACTATGAACTGCGGAGTAAAAGGAAGTCCGTCGTATCTCAGCACATTATCCACCATCTCGATTCCTGTCTCTACCATAAGCAGACGAGCAAACTGGCCTGTCCTGTTATTTTCAACACATACCTTCATTCCGGGTTTGCCCAGCATCTCCTTTATCTTTTCGGCAGGCAGAGGATGAATATGTGTAAAATGCACCAGATTTGCGGAGTGACCCTCTTCCCTGAGAATATCCACAGCTTCAACAAGCGGACCGTAGGTAGATCCCCAGCCTATTAAGGTCAGTTCGGCATCATCAGAACCATAGGTTTCAGGAGCTGGCATCTCATTTCTGAGCAGTTCCAGCTTGTTCATCCTTTTGTGGACCATTTTTATTCTGTTCTCCTGGGTCTCATCAATATGCCCGAACTCATCGTGCTCATCGCTGTCAGCGCCTACAAGCACACCAGCCTGTCCGGGAAGTGCTCTGGGCGAGATGCCACTGGATGTAAACCTGTATCGAGCATATTCCTCCTGCATATCCTTTATTTCCTCATCTGAGAGCAGATGTCTTTCAACTGAGACCTTTGATGCATCGAAGCGCTCGCAGGTAAACATGGAATCTGCAAGATACTGGTCGCTCATCACAATAACAGGGATCTGATACTTTTCTGCAATATTGAAAGCATTGGCAGTCATATAGAAGCAGTCTTCAGGAGTGCCCGGTGCAAACACACATCGAGGGAACTCACCCTGGGCTGCATGGATTGCAAACAACAGATCACCCTGTTCTGTCATCGTGGGAAGCCCCGTTGCGGGACCCGGACGTTGGGCCTGGAATATGACCACAGGAGTTTCTGTAATACCTGCAAGACCCAGGGCTTCCACCATAAGACAGAATCCTCCGCCGGATGTTGTCACCATGGAACGTGCACCTGTAAAGGAAGCACCGATAGCCATATTGAGTGCTGCTATCTCATCCTCTGCCTGCTCAACTACAAGATCGAACTTACCAGCTTTACCTGCAATATAGTTCATAACACCTGTAGACGGGGTCATTGGATAGGCTGACAGAAAATGCAGACCTGCTGCCAGGGCTCCGAGACCCACAGATTCGTTACCTGCAATAAGCATCTTGTTACTGTGTTTTTCAGGCTGCTGTATATCGAATTTACATCCCTGAGGGTAGTTATCCCTTGCATAATCGTAACCCGCCTTTGCTGCCTTGATATTGTTGTCAATGATCTCCTGGCCCTTTCTTTCAAATATAGAAGAGAGGACATTCGAGAGGACATCAAAATCAAGGCAAAGAAGCCCCATGGCTGCCCCTACGGCCACCGAATTGGCATATAATTTATTGCCACCGGTGTCCTTTGCAATTTTAAGCAGAGGCACGTGGAAAAGAGAATCAAAATCATCATCAAGTTTAACAGTATCCCTGTCAACTATCACAACACCATCTGACATTTCATCAAGATGATTCTCAATTGAAGCTCTGTCAAGGGCTATCAATATGTCAACTTTCTCGTCCATTGCTTTTATAGCTTCATCACTGATGCGTATCTGAAAAGTATTGTGACCACCCCTTATCCTTGAAAGATAGAACTGAGTGGTGAATACAAAGAAACCGCATTTCATTAAAGTACTTGAAAGAACACTGCCAATGGTGTCCAATCCCTGACCTGCTGCTCCACCTATCTTAATAGTAAGATCAACTTTCATCTAAATCCCCTGGTTCTGATCATAATGTAATACATGGATCGGGAAAACTACCTGAACCCGAAAGATACGTTAAAATGCTTTCCAACCACACATATATCAGAATATTCAACCTCCGGCCTTATATCAGTAACCGTTCCTCTAAAAATATCAAAAGGTGAATACAATACCAATTATTAAAAAAATAGGATATATTTATATAATATACAACATATTATATTTTCTAGAAACAAAAAAATCAAGGCACAAAGTGATAATATGGAAAGAATGCCAACAGGTATTGAGAATCTGGATAAAAAGATCGGAGGAGGATATCCCAAAGGAAAAGGGATACTTGTAACCGGTGTTCCCGGTGCGGGAAAGACAATTTTTGGACTCCACTTTCTTCACAAGTCCTGTATGGATGGTAAAATTTGCGTAATGGTCGCAACCGAAGAAACCCCCGAAGACCTTCTGGAACAGGCAGCCATGCTTGGACTGGGCCTTGATTCTTTTATAGAGAAAGGGAACCTGCATATCAAACCGGTTATAGAATTTCGTACCGGAGGCATGGCACGTGATGCAAAACTTACCGAGGATTTCAGTGATACTGAAATAGATATTATAGAAGAGTCAGGTCTTGACAGAACCATCAGACCCGATCAGACAGGTTTCAATATCGAAGAGATAGATCTGCTTGATATCTTCAGGCTTATCCCCGAAGGTACCGAGGTTGCTGTTATAGACAATATCGGAGTACTGGCTTTCGGGCTGACTACAAAGGAATTCAGGGACAAGTTCGATACCCTGAACCGTTTACTTGCAAAGCAGAATACCACCACACTTCACATCATGGATGAAGCTGCATATGAGATGACTCATAAGATTGCAGACTATTCGACATATGGTGCAGTAAAGCTGTTCGTAAAGGAGAATCCCTATACAGGTAACAATGAACGTTTCCTGAGCATACCAAAGATGCGCAGCACAAAGATCTCTCTCGATGTCAATGTTTTTGATATCACTGCTGCAGGTATCAAGATAAAGGGCTCAAAGGGCAAACTTGTTGAGATCTGAGAGATACAGGAATAACTTACCTCTACATTTTCACATTTTTTCATATACTGCTATGGATTAGACTACCCTGTATTCCGATAATTATAAGAGGGTTTAAAATTATATTTAATATAAAAATGATTAATATAAAATAACTATTGGAATTCAAAGGAGTTGTTATTATTTCCAGCGAGCAGAAAGAAAAAGTTCTCATTGTTGATGATGAGGTAATGAATATAGAGTTGCTTCGGGCATACCTGGATGAAAAATATGAGGTGGTTTCTGCCACCGATGGCCACGAAGCACTTGAAAAGGTCAAAAATGAGATGCCGGATATCATCCTGCTGGATGTGATGATGCCTGAGATGAACGGATACCAGGTGTGTGAGCACCTGAAAAGTGATGAAGAGACACAATTCATTCCGGTCATAATGGTAACAGCTCTTTCCGGCAGAAACGACTGGATATCAGGTATAGAAGCCGGAGCCGATGAATTTTTAACAAAACCCGTGAACAAGCTGGAACTTCTCACAAGAATCAATTCCCTGCTCAGGCTGAAGAACCTTCACTTTGATCTGCTTGCTGAAAAGGATAAGCTTGAGCTCCAGAACCGCATACGTTCAATGCTCACCCAGATAATACCGACTCTTCTGAAAACACTACCTCCCGAACAGAAGAACATTGTCATCCACCAGATGATAGACATGGTCGTGGAGTCCATTTTTGAGAATGCGAACACAGAAAGTGATATCGTAGGATATGAATGTGTAGGAGATCTGTGCTGCCAGATCATCAATCAGCTGGGTGCAGACTTTGAGGTAGAGAATACGGATTGTGACAACGGTTTCAAAATAAAAGGCAACACCTGCCCGTGGGGAAAAGAAGAAGCAAGATCAAATCCCATACTCTGCACGCTTTCCAGGGGGATCTTTGCAAGGATCATAAATATGAAAGATGAGGACATGGAAGTCGATGTCCTTGAAACCATGGGAAATGGCGACGAACACTGTCTGTTCGAACTCACAAAATTAGATTAAGGAATCAGGTCAAGTATCCTGATCGCAAGGTAGGCTGCATTTGCACCATTATCCACACCAACACTGGCAACCGGTACACCAGGAGGCATCTGTGCTGTTGAGAGCAGGGCATCCAGACCCATCATTTTTGCGCTTACAGGAACACCGATCACAGGCATCTTTGTCTTGGAAGCGATAACTCCCGGCAGAGCAGCCGATAGACCTGCAATTGCGATATAGACCTTTGAATCGCTCTGTGATATATATTCTTCAAGTTTGTCCGGATTTCTGTGTGCGGATATCACCTGCACATCGTAGGAATAGTCACTGTTATCCAGCACGCCTGTTACCCTGTTGGCAATAGCCCTGTCAGATTCCGAACCCATTATTACTGCAATATCAACCATTAAAAAAACTCCTATGGAAGGTTCCCTTCACCACTTAGCTCATGCTGGCGTTCTATATTCATACGTATGAGGATCTCAAATATCTCTTTTACCGATGAAGTATCAAGGTTTCTCTCTGTGGCAGAATCAACTGCACGGTCAAGGACAACATGATTCTGTCCTGTGTCGTTGATCTGCATACCTTCCTTCTGTTTTGATTCAAGAACTTTTTCTGCAAGACCGACCCTTCTATGGATCAACTCTATCATCTCACGGTCTATCTCTTCTATTTCCGCACGTACTTCCTGTATAGTGGTCATGTATCTCGCCATCTAAAGTTTACTTGCGCCCCTATTATTAATCTTCGTACATATCAGGGTTCCGCTTACACCACAGCCCTGCCATGCACTCTTAAGAGCATCTGCAGACCGCTTATCAACCAGAGCCACATAGGATGGGCCCGTACCGGATAAGCTGACACCCTTTACACCCAGTTCAAGTGCCCGCATGAGGAATTCTGTATCGAACCCCAGTGCATTGCAGTAGAGAAAACCGTTCAGAGTCATTGCCCTCTCATATTCTTCTTCAAGGGAAAGCCCGTATGCGATGTCCACCCAGGGAGCGATAAGTTTCGAGCGTTCCACATTGGTAGAGGAGCTGAAAGACTTCTCATCGGGTGCAAAGATTAGCACCTGAGATCTTCCCTCTGTTCTTTTGACAAGTTCCAGCTCTTTGTTATCGGTGACAACGAATCCTCCGAAAAAGGAGGCACAGGCATCATCAAAGGCACCGGTTATGGTAACACCTGCATCCTTTGCC
The window above is part of the Methanolobus zinderi genome. Proteins encoded here:
- a CDS encoding 5-(carboxyamino)imidazole ribonucleotide mutase translates to MVDIAVIMGSESDRAIANRVTGVLDNSDYSYDVQVISAHRNPDKLEEYISQSDSKVYIAIAGLSAALPGVIASKTKMPVIGVPVSAKMMGLDALLSTAQMPPGVPVASVGVDNGANAAYLAIRILDLIP
- a CDS encoding ATPase domain-containing protein; its protein translation is MERMPTGIENLDKKIGGGYPKGKGILVTGVPGAGKTIFGLHFLHKSCMDGKICVMVATEETPEDLLEQAAMLGLGLDSFIEKGNLHIKPVIEFRTGGMARDAKLTEDFSDTEIDIIEESGLDRTIRPDQTGFNIEEIDLLDIFRLIPEGTEVAVIDNIGVLAFGLTTKEFRDKFDTLNRLLAKQNTTTLHIMDEAAYEMTHKIADYSTYGAVKLFVKENPYTGNNERFLSIPKMRSTKISLDVNVFDITAAGIKIKGSKGKLVEI
- a CDS encoding 2-oxoacid:acceptor oxidoreductase subunit alpha — translated: MKVDLTIKIGGAAGQGLDTIGSVLSSTLMKCGFFVFTTQFYLSRIRGGHNTFQIRISDEAIKAMDEKVDILIALDRASIENHLDEMSDGVVIVDRDTVKLDDDFDSLFHVPLLKIAKDTGGNKLYANSVAVGAAMGLLCLDFDVLSNVLSSIFERKGQEIIDNNIKAAKAGYDYARDNYPQGCKFDIQQPEKHSNKMLIAGNESVGLGALAAGLHFLSAYPMTPSTGVMNYIAGKAGKFDLVVEQAEDEIAALNMAIGASFTGARSMVTTSGGGFCLMVEALGLAGITETPVVIFQAQRPGPATGLPTMTEQGDLLFAIHAAQGEFPRCVFAPGTPEDCFYMTANAFNIAEKYQIPVIVMSDQYLADSMFTCERFDASKVSVERHLLSDEEIKDMQEEYARYRFTSSGISPRALPGQAGVLVGADSDEHDEFGHIDETQENRIKMVHKRMNKLELLRNEMPAPETYGSDDAELTLIGWGSTYGPLVEAVDILREEGHSANLVHFTHIHPLPAEKIKEMLGKPGMKVCVENNRTGQFARLLMVETGIEMVDNVLRYDGLPFTPQFIVDSIKQKEVL
- a CDS encoding methanogen output domain 1-containing protein, producing the protein MEFKGVVIISSEQKEKVLIVDDEVMNIELLRAYLDEKYEVVSATDGHEALEKVKNEMPDIILLDVMMPEMNGYQVCEHLKSDEETQFIPVIMVTALSGRNDWISGIEAGADEFLTKPVNKLELLTRINSLLRLKNLHFDLLAEKDKLELQNRIRSMLTQIIPTLLKTLPPEQKNIVIHQMIDMVVESIFENANTESDIVGYECVGDLCCQIINQLGADFEVENTDCDNGFKIKGNTCPWGKEEARSNPILCTLSRGIFARIINMKDEDMEVDVLETMGNGDEHCLFELTKLD
- a CDS encoding chorismate mutase, producing MTTIQEVRAEIEEIDREMIELIHRRVGLAEKVLESKQKEGMQINDTGQNHVVLDRAVDSATERNLDTSSVKEIFEILIRMNIERQHELSGEGNLP
- a CDS encoding PEF-CTERM sorting domain-containing protein, whose translation is MKSKTLILTLLVVAMLAVPAVAIENGNDIPEIATLYLSPESATNIVGETHVLTAKLTWNQINGDVLANFDGNDGIPGQTVIFKVTDGPNAGLTGSNVTDANGIATWDYSSSLTGEDTIQAFVTLQLASETREMTVNCIPEFKFESNPVTKIWKEPAIPEFPTMALPIAAVLGLAFVFKRRK
- a CDS encoding shikimate kinase; protein product: MSLEGSAYALGAGTVINAIATWKGAAFGIDLKTYADVTLSKDKRSVRGTIEAMPDADTTLIERSVQYVLDHFDLEMGGTVTTRSEVPLASGLKSSSAAANATILATLDAIGEEMEPVEAVRLGVRAAKDAGVTITGAFDDACASFFGGFVVTDNKELELVKRTEGRSQVLIFAPDEKSFSSSTNVERSKLIAPWVDIAYGLSLEEEYERAMTLNGFLYCNALGFDTEFLMRALELGVKGVSLSGTGPSYVALVDKRSADALKSAWQGCGVSGTLICTKINNRGASKL
- a CDS encoding 2-oxoacid:ferredoxin oxidoreductase subunit beta, with the protein product MVSVEDYGNFDTAWCPGCGDFGILKALKRALADMDKSPDEMLLVSGIGQSGKLPHYLKCNFFNGLHGRTLPPATAAKISNHELTVMAVAGDGDCYGEGGNHLIHAIRRNPDITVLVHDNQIYGLTKGQASPTTQPGMKTKINKEGVFNRQLNPLALAISQDCSFVARSFAGDIEHLSEMIKKAVEHRGLSLLDILQPCVTFNHLNTFKWYSERVYKLDENEYPLNDRVKAFEKSLEWGERIPIGVFYVNDRPVFEESLDVLSSGPLIRNKVKTDSVNELIDGFM